In one window of Tenrec ecaudatus isolate mTenEca1 chromosome 3, mTenEca1.hap1, whole genome shotgun sequence DNA:
- the ARLN gene encoding sarcoplasmic/endoplasmic reticulum calcium ATPase regulator ARLN, producing MAEGAKAGDGQAGLRDRRGLTAAGKQEQAPDVPLPLGTNGGLKHSYWLDLWLFFLIDLLLFVFVYLLP from the exons ATGGCGGAGGGCGCGAAGGCCGGGGACGGGCAGGCGGGTCTTCGAGATCGGCGAGGCCTGACGGCGGCTGGGAAGCAGGAGCAGGCCCCCGACGTGCCGCTTCCGCTCGGGACGAACGGCGGCCTGAAGCACTCCTACTGGCTCGACCTCTGGCTCTTCTTCCTCATCGACCTGCTGCTCTTCGTCTTCGTGTACCTGCTGCCCTG A